In Pelosinus sp. UFO1, one genomic interval encodes:
- a CDS encoding GH36-type glycosyl hydrolase domain-containing protein: MLLNTEQLRQKAHELALTHDPYVRRWSSKRLWREFYNDIEELRTFIRSLQEGDASCLQPAEEWFLDHAEFIDEQVLVIRHQLSGAFVRNLPDLRKTGKTRILSICANYLEHVDGNLDEDSLISYINSYQEVSVLTIAEAWAIPLIMRIALIQRLAAVMELVRERREVCTLVDRLLARLQPVRLNPEVLKSALEEAGQDTLLSGCQIAYLVRRLREWADDSTTVREWLMCKLENGSDSLDRIVSYEYQLQAAYQVTTGNLMGSLRKISRLDWQERFEQICMVEHTLHAESTGTYRLLDFSSRDVLRKRVENLACRLHVPENLVAQQAVGLAAKEYGQAYTEQEKNDEITRGPVMLEELPRQVFAAYYLLEADGIKELRHALKICGTPSYLPELEMLRRSTGTYFTALTGLFMVFLLGFAWWVSRGTSVTVGQWVIVILALFLPVSEWAITAAHWLIECVRQPQPLLRYDFSRDVPPEATTMVVIPVIWSTVKEVQELADRLELHYLANRYSNIHFALLGDFTDAGEETLPEDAAIHATARVSIEELNRTYSGPEGSTFYLFQRRRMWNPSEGVWMGWERKRGKLVEFVELLKGKNDTTYDFVVGDTDVLPRIRYIITLDADTELPLGSAQRIIGTMHLPYNRPRLNHTRTRVVEGYGVLQPRIGISHNAALRSRFAYLWSVDPGIDPYVFAASDPYQDGLGQGIFTGKGIFDIDAFAQVLCERIPENRVLSHDLLEGGFLRAGLLSDIELIDEHPAVFSTYQKRMHRWVRGDWQLIPWLLHSVPDRRGIFQPVDLSSLTRWQIIDNLRRSILPPVQLAVLLLGMNVLPGSSVRWVVFIVATLLLPLLRQLVAVRWVIGHPRSLLGTAAQVLVNIMIMPFQSVLLLDAVSRTLYRLVVTKRHLLEWVSAAEVERRQRGWHYPVLLGMYGGYAVAFLFVLTAVASTVPVLRWTGLIFCVLWAIAPLVVRWLNQPVQQPECPLAETEQEELQKLSKQIWTFFEDYVTEKENWLPPDNVQLEPPNGIAHRTSPTNIGLYLTCTLTARDFGFIDTPGLIERLERTIGTVEHLDKWKGHLYNWYDTVTLEPLPPLYVSTVDSGNLVVCLVAVKEGVAEWLKSDLEGDGWPGANKVHGKTVETLNVAFAEELTPVRKEKAIDQYGTSPQSVREEWLYRGEKLLARLEALINGTDFRPLYDHKAKLFHLGYNAGLNKSDPILYDLMASEARLSSFIAIALGQVSVSHWHALGRTMTRVGRRVTLLSWSGTMFEYLMPWLFMRTYPKTVWDSTYRGVVQRQIEYAHQRGVPFGVSESGYYAFDYQMNYQYRAFGVPGLGFKRGLEQDLVVAPYATILALPFAKQQGLLDLRKLDELGARGKYGYFEAIDFTSERLPKKQASIVIRSFMAHHQGMSLLALANLLAPRKITERFHRDKRVRAAELLLQERIPARPKIIKHPAMTRKYVSYKKSTEIVTLREYRSADTPAPEVCVLSNGAFMTIVTNSGSGFSRYEGLAVSRWREDPVLDNWGSYIYIRDVTRDEVWSPAFQPCRVQSDEQRVQFALDRATFMRVDGDVQTSMEICVSPEWNAEVRRLTLTNTGNEERIMEITTFLELALASPMADDAHPAFSKLFIKTAYVEDAQCLLARRRPRRDDEKTLWAAHSLLTPGQTLGPVEYETDRSSFIGRGHTLALPLGVRSRLRGTVGSVADPAFIMRRRMSIKPGEQAQLFAVTAVAGTKEEALEIVSRFSGDLVVERTFQLAWNRSQIEFQHLHLTAAQAMAFQAFAGRIVHTPMLRQERAQSILSNVKGQSGLWSYGVSGDVPMILVRIEDRANLQFVVNLLAGHEYLRRLGLLFDLVILNESAGGYQQDLQEALRRAVEQVIGWHSPGPGGIFIISSSQLPEEDRTLLLATARIVLRADGPSFQAQSNLLRRAMAFPAPLKPTASVNRFAGPALDNGDDLLFFNSWGGFSPDGREYRISLKNGNYLPAPWINVLANPRFGCLVSELGTGYTWWRNSRECKLTPWSNDPVLDPPGEMCYLRDEESGELWSGAPRRGDAEQADGSSVLGYTVNHGRGYTCFRHEGHGIRSEMTVFVPLDDPVKVIQLRLQNKSSEQRHLSITYYAEWVLGVQRPANASFIITEWDDSARLLLARNAYQENFHEACAFLGVYSQTETSVRSPVAAEFEAQQNVGSDDLSWTADRSEFFGRNGTWENPAAMAREHLSGQTGSLYDTCGAVQTKLILEPGAEQTIYILLGAEHSRDAAVKLAKKYHQSQVCDQALEHVRNFWDGVLEQITVSTPCPEMDLLVNGWLLYQALGCRMWARSAFYQAGGAYGFRDQLQDSLALLHTRPDLTRAQILLHAAHQYEEGDVQHWWHEETQRGIRTRFSDDLMWLPYAVGRYVEHTGDEGILEEVVPFLYSDPLQEGEHERYEPTQISAQNGTIFEHCLRAIDRAVQRFGEHGLPLIGIGDWNDGMSHVGAEGRGESVWLGWFLCDVLKRFADFCRQRGAIERAEHYLDICRQLAASLDKHAWDGQWYRRAFTDAGQWLGSIYNEECRIDAIAQSWSVISGAAPQEKALQAMQSFDRELVDRDLSVARLLTPAFDRTNPSPGYIQGYPPGIRENGAQYTHGVIWSIIAWCGLGNGDKALELFQLLNPLNHTRTPNEVRQYAGEPYVIAADVYTAQPHQGRAGWTWYTGAAGWMYQAGVESILGLRRRGDRLYICPCIPCEWPGFSVSYRFGNSSYHITVKNPSHKSVGAVALQIDGREVALTERDVKDGPYVKMCDDGQPHQVVLTL, encoded by the coding sequence ATGTTATTAAATACAGAACAACTCCGACAAAAAGCTCATGAGCTTGCATTGACCCATGACCCTTATGTGAGACGCTGGTCATCAAAGCGCCTGTGGCGGGAGTTTTATAACGACATCGAAGAATTACGCACGTTTATTCGTTCTCTGCAGGAAGGTGATGCAAGTTGTTTGCAGCCCGCAGAAGAATGGTTTTTGGATCATGCTGAATTCATCGATGAACAGGTGCTGGTCATCCGCCATCAGCTTTCTGGTGCCTTTGTGCGAAATTTGCCCGATTTACGCAAGACCGGCAAAACAAGGATACTGTCTATTTGTGCTAATTATCTTGAACATGTGGACGGGAACCTGGATGAGGATTCGCTCATCTCATATATCAATTCTTACCAGGAAGTATCGGTTTTGACTATAGCAGAGGCGTGGGCCATTCCGCTTATTATGCGAATCGCCTTAATCCAGCGCCTGGCCGCAGTCATGGAACTGGTTCGCGAACGGCGAGAGGTGTGTACCTTAGTCGATCGGCTGCTGGCACGCCTGCAGCCGGTGAGGTTAAATCCGGAAGTGCTAAAGTCTGCCCTTGAAGAAGCAGGCCAGGATACGCTGCTCTCCGGCTGCCAGATCGCCTACTTGGTCAGGCGTCTGCGAGAGTGGGCGGACGATTCGACAACCGTGCGGGAATGGCTAATGTGCAAATTAGAAAATGGCTCCGACAGCCTTGATCGAATCGTCTCTTATGAGTATCAGCTTCAGGCAGCCTATCAGGTAACCACAGGCAACCTTATGGGAAGTCTGCGTAAAATATCACGCTTAGACTGGCAAGAGCGGTTTGAACAGATTTGTATGGTCGAGCATACGCTACATGCAGAAAGCACAGGTACATATCGGCTTCTTGATTTTTCAAGCCGCGATGTGTTACGTAAGCGGGTTGAGAATTTGGCCTGCCGTCTGCATGTGCCGGAAAATCTAGTTGCGCAGCAGGCCGTCGGGCTTGCGGCAAAGGAATATGGGCAGGCGTATACAGAACAGGAAAAAAACGATGAGATAACACGTGGGCCGGTTATGCTGGAAGAGCTGCCACGCCAGGTATTTGCCGCATACTATTTGCTCGAAGCGGATGGTATCAAGGAACTGCGGCATGCACTAAAGATCTGCGGCACTCCTTCGTATTTACCGGAATTGGAAATGTTACGCCGCTCCACTGGTACCTATTTTACTGCCCTGACAGGATTATTCATGGTTTTCCTTCTTGGATTTGCCTGGTGGGTATCCAGGGGCACAAGCGTTACCGTTGGCCAGTGGGTGATCGTTATACTGGCACTGTTCTTACCCGTGAGCGAGTGGGCCATCACGGCGGCACACTGGCTTATAGAATGTGTGAGGCAGCCACAGCCGCTGCTCCGATACGATTTCTCGCGCGATGTTCCACCGGAAGCAACCACAATGGTGGTCATCCCCGTTATTTGGTCCACAGTCAAAGAGGTGCAGGAATTGGCGGATCGGCTGGAACTGCATTATCTGGCAAACCGCTATTCGAATATTCATTTTGCTCTCTTGGGCGATTTTACCGACGCAGGTGAGGAGACGCTGCCGGAAGATGCCGCTATTCATGCTACCGCCCGCGTAAGCATTGAGGAGTTAAACCGCACATACTCCGGCCCTGAAGGGAGCACCTTTTACCTCTTTCAGCGCCGCAGGATGTGGAACCCGTCCGAGGGAGTATGGATGGGTTGGGAACGCAAGCGGGGTAAATTGGTGGAATTTGTTGAACTGCTTAAAGGAAAGAATGATACGACCTATGATTTTGTAGTTGGGGACACAGACGTCTTGCCGCGAATCCGTTACATAATCACCCTTGACGCGGATACAGAACTGCCGCTGGGAAGCGCGCAGCGGATAATCGGCACTATGCATCTGCCCTATAATCGGCCACGGTTAAACCATACTCGGACAAGGGTCGTCGAGGGATACGGCGTACTGCAGCCGCGTATCGGTATTAGCCACAACGCGGCTTTGCGCTCGCGCTTCGCTTATCTGTGGTCGGTGGATCCGGGAATCGATCCATATGTTTTTGCTGCCTCCGATCCGTACCAGGATGGGCTGGGGCAGGGCATTTTTACAGGAAAGGGTATATTCGATATTGATGCATTTGCACAGGTTTTATGCGAGCGCATCCCGGAAAACCGGGTGCTTAGTCACGATTTATTAGAAGGTGGATTTTTACGTGCCGGCTTGCTGTCGGATATCGAATTAATTGATGAGCATCCGGCGGTGTTCAGTACCTATCAAAAGAGAATGCACCGCTGGGTGCGCGGGGACTGGCAACTCATTCCATGGCTGTTACACAGTGTTCCCGACCGCCGGGGAATATTTCAGCCAGTTGATTTATCCTCTCTCACCCGTTGGCAGATCATTGACAATTTACGGCGCAGTATACTGCCACCTGTACAGCTTGCAGTATTGCTGCTTGGGATGAACGTACTGCCAGGTTCTTCCGTCCGCTGGGTTGTCTTTATAGTAGCTACCTTGTTGTTGCCGTTGCTTCGCCAGCTGGTGGCGGTGAGGTGGGTTATTGGCCATCCGCGGAGTTTGCTGGGTACAGCCGCTCAAGTTTTGGTAAACATAATGATAATGCCGTTTCAGAGTGTGCTTTTGCTAGACGCAGTCTCCAGAACTCTGTACCGTTTAGTTGTGACAAAACGTCATTTACTTGAATGGGTGAGTGCGGCGGAGGTCGAACGCAGGCAGCGGGGCTGGCACTACCCCGTGTTGCTGGGAATGTACGGAGGGTATGCGGTAGCGTTTCTTTTTGTGCTGACAGCAGTGGCCAGTACCGTTCCGGTTCTGCGGTGGACAGGCCTGATATTTTGCGTTTTATGGGCCATTGCTCCTTTGGTGGTCCGCTGGCTGAACCAGCCTGTGCAGCAGCCTGAGTGCCCGCTTGCGGAGACTGAGCAGGAAGAACTGCAGAAACTGTCAAAACAGATTTGGACGTTCTTCGAGGATTACGTTACGGAAAAAGAGAATTGGCTGCCGCCTGATAATGTTCAATTGGAGCCGCCTAACGGAATCGCTCACCGCACTTCGCCGACCAACATCGGACTTTACCTTACCTGCACACTGACTGCACGGGATTTTGGGTTTATCGATACACCCGGTTTAATTGAACGATTGGAGCGTACGATTGGCACAGTGGAGCACCTGGATAAATGGAAAGGTCATCTTTATAACTGGTACGATACTGTCACATTGGAGCCGCTGCCACCGCTGTACGTGTCAACGGTAGATTCCGGAAATCTCGTTGTCTGTTTGGTAGCCGTCAAAGAAGGGGTAGCGGAATGGCTCAAGTCGGACCTGGAAGGGGATGGGTGGCCAGGTGCCAATAAAGTCCACGGTAAGACGGTAGAAACATTAAATGTTGCTTTCGCTGAGGAGTTAACGCCTGTACGGAAGGAGAAAGCGATAGACCAATACGGAACATCACCCCAAAGCGTCCGGGAGGAATGGCTTTATCGCGGGGAAAAACTGCTTGCCCGCCTGGAAGCGCTGATCAACGGGACAGACTTTCGTCCGCTTTATGACCATAAAGCGAAATTGTTCCACCTGGGCTACAACGCAGGGCTGAATAAATCCGATCCAATCCTATATGACCTGATGGCGTCGGAGGCTAGGCTGTCAAGCTTTATTGCCATCGCTCTCGGCCAGGTCTCCGTGTCGCACTGGCATGCCCTCGGACGGACAATGACGCGGGTGGGAAGACGAGTTACGCTGCTCTCTTGGTCTGGGACAATGTTTGAATATTTAATGCCGTGGTTGTTTATGCGTACCTATCCGAAAACCGTCTGGGACAGCACCTACCGTGGAGTGGTTCAGCGGCAAATTGAGTATGCCCACCAGCGGGGAGTTCCCTTTGGCGTCTCTGAATCCGGTTACTATGCCTTTGATTATCAGATGAACTATCAATACAGAGCGTTCGGTGTCCCCGGTTTAGGGTTCAAGCGTGGTCTCGAGCAGGATTTAGTTGTGGCACCCTACGCAACAATCCTTGCCTTACCCTTTGCAAAGCAACAAGGGCTGCTGGATTTACGCAAGTTGGATGAGCTTGGCGCCCGGGGAAAATACGGCTATTTTGAAGCCATCGATTTTACGTCTGAACGACTGCCGAAGAAGCAGGCCAGTATAGTCATCCGCAGTTTTATGGCCCATCACCAGGGAATGAGCCTGCTCGCACTTGCTAACTTGCTGGCACCGAGAAAAATAACCGAGCGCTTTCACCGTGACAAGCGCGTACGAGCAGCGGAACTTCTTCTGCAAGAGCGCATTCCAGCACGGCCTAAAATTATTAAACATCCCGCCATGACACGTAAATACGTGTCTTATAAGAAGTCGACAGAGATCGTCACTCTGCGCGAATACCGCAGTGCAGACACGCCTGCACCCGAAGTGTGCGTTCTGTCAAACGGGGCATTTATGACCATTGTGACCAACAGCGGCAGCGGTTTCAGCCGTTACGAAGGTCTGGCCGTTTCACGCTGGCGGGAGGATCCGGTATTGGACAACTGGGGAAGCTATATATATATTCGCGACGTTACTCGGGATGAGGTATGGTCGCCGGCATTTCAGCCCTGCCGTGTCCAGTCTGACGAACAACGTGTGCAGTTTGCTCTTGATCGAGCCACTTTCATGCGCGTGGACGGAGACGTACAGACAAGCATGGAAATTTGTGTATCGCCGGAATGGAATGCTGAAGTCAGGCGGCTGACGCTTACGAATACCGGAAATGAAGAGCGGATCATGGAAATAACAACCTTTCTTGAACTGGCCCTGGCATCTCCCATGGCCGACGATGCGCACCCGGCTTTCAGTAAATTGTTCATCAAAACGGCATATGTTGAGGATGCCCAGTGCTTGCTGGCCCGGCGCAGGCCCCGTCGGGATGACGAAAAAACGTTATGGGCGGCGCATTCTCTGCTGACCCCAGGCCAAACCCTCGGGCCGGTGGAATATGAGACCGATCGGTCCAGCTTCATAGGCCGGGGGCATACGCTCGCCTTGCCGCTGGGAGTCCGTTCCCGCTTGCGCGGAACGGTAGGTTCTGTGGCCGATCCTGCATTTATCATGCGGAGGCGGATGAGCATCAAGCCTGGCGAACAGGCGCAACTGTTCGCTGTTACTGCTGTGGCAGGCACGAAAGAAGAGGCATTGGAGATTGTCAGCCGTTTCTCTGGAGACCTAGTAGTGGAACGAACATTTCAACTGGCATGGAATCGCAGTCAAATCGAATTTCAGCACCTGCATTTGACTGCTGCCCAGGCTATGGCTTTTCAAGCTTTCGCTGGTCGGATTGTGCATACTCCGATGCTGCGCCAGGAGCGCGCGCAAAGTATCTTGTCTAATGTAAAAGGCCAGTCCGGCCTCTGGTCATACGGAGTTTCCGGCGACGTGCCAATGATCCTGGTACGGATCGAGGACCGGGCCAATTTGCAGTTTGTGGTCAATTTGCTTGCCGGACACGAGTATTTGCGCCGGCTGGGGTTACTTTTCGATCTGGTTATTTTGAACGAATCGGCGGGAGGCTACCAGCAGGATTTGCAGGAGGCACTGCGGCGGGCGGTTGAACAAGTCATTGGCTGGCACAGCCCGGGGCCGGGCGGGATTTTTATCATAAGTTCCAGCCAACTGCCTGAAGAAGACAGGACGCTGCTCCTAGCCACCGCCCGTATTGTGCTCAGGGCAGATGGTCCCAGCTTCCAGGCGCAATCCAATCTGCTCCGAAGGGCTATGGCTTTTCCAGCGCCTCTCAAACCGACGGCGTCAGTAAACAGGTTCGCTGGACCTGCGCTAGACAATGGGGACGATTTATTATTTTTCAATAGTTGGGGAGGATTTTCGCCCGATGGCCGGGAGTATCGGATTTCACTTAAAAACGGCAATTATCTGCCGGCACCATGGATCAATGTGCTTGCCAATCCCCGTTTTGGCTGCCTTGTGTCCGAACTCGGTACGGGCTACACTTGGTGGCGCAATAGCCGTGAGTGCAAGCTGACCCCATGGTCTAACGATCCTGTGCTTGATCCGCCAGGGGAAATGTGTTACCTGCGGGACGAAGAGAGTGGCGAACTGTGGTCTGGTGCACCTAGACGAGGGGACGCCGAACAGGCGGACGGGTCTTCTGTCTTGGGCTACACCGTTAACCATGGCAGGGGGTACACTTGTTTTCGTCACGAGGGACACGGTATCAGGTCTGAAATGACTGTTTTTGTTCCCCTTGATGATCCTGTCAAGGTTATTCAGTTGCGGCTACAGAATAAAAGTTCCGAGCAGCGGCATCTTTCCATCACCTATTATGCGGAATGGGTACTGGGTGTACAGCGCCCGGCGAATGCTTCTTTCATCATCACGGAGTGGGACGATTCTGCTCGGCTGCTACTGGCACGTAATGCGTATCAAGAGAATTTTCACGAGGCATGCGCCTTTTTAGGCGTATATTCGCAAACGGAAACTTCTGTTAGGTCACCCGTTGCGGCAGAATTTGAAGCGCAGCAGAACGTCGGTTCTGACGATCTATCCTGGACGGCAGACCGTAGTGAATTTTTCGGCCGCAATGGCACCTGGGAAAATCCGGCTGCTATGGCCCGGGAGCACCTTTCAGGTCAAACAGGATCGCTATATGATACGTGCGGTGCGGTACAGACCAAGCTCATACTGGAGCCTGGGGCCGAACAGACTATCTACATCCTGCTTGGCGCGGAACATTCCCGGGACGCCGCCGTGAAATTGGCTAAAAAGTACCACCAATCCCAAGTTTGCGATCAAGCCTTGGAGCATGTACGTAATTTCTGGGATGGTGTTTTAGAACAAATCACGGTTTCCACGCCCTGTCCGGAGATGGATTTACTAGTAAACGGTTGGCTCTTGTACCAGGCTCTTGGCTGCAGAATGTGGGCACGTTCCGCCTTTTACCAAGCGGGAGGCGCGTACGGCTTTCGCGATCAATTGCAGGATTCTCTGGCACTTCTGCACACCCGTCCCGATTTAACACGGGCGCAAATTTTACTGCATGCCGCGCATCAGTATGAGGAGGGCGACGTGCAGCACTGGTGGCATGAAGAGACGCAGCGCGGCATCCGCACACGTTTCTCCGATGATTTAATGTGGTTGCCGTATGCCGTCGGACGGTATGTTGAGCATACGGGGGACGAAGGTATACTGGAAGAGGTGGTACCGTTTCTTTATAGTGATCCTTTACAGGAGGGTGAACATGAACGGTATGAGCCAACCCAAATTTCTGCCCAAAACGGCACCATTTTTGAACATTGCTTACGTGCCATTGACAGAGCTGTGCAACGCTTTGGCGAGCACGGGCTGCCGTTGATCGGGATTGGCGACTGGAACGACGGTATGAGTCATGTCGGCGCTGAAGGCCGGGGTGAGAGCGTATGGCTTGGTTGGTTTCTCTGTGACGTGCTAAAAAGGTTTGCGGATTTTTGCCGGCAGCGCGGCGCTATTGAGCGGGCGGAGCATTACCTGGACATATGTAGACAACTGGCAGCTTCTCTTGATAAGCATGCCTGGGACGGGCAGTGGTACCGGCGGGCTTTCACCGACGCCGGACAATGGCTGGGTTCTATCTATAATGAGGAGTGCCGTATCGACGCCATCGCCCAATCCTGGTCAGTAATTTCAGGGGCGGCGCCACAAGAAAAGGCACTGCAAGCGATGCAGTCATTCGACCGTGAACTGGTGGACCGGGATCTTTCTGTTGCGCGTCTTTTAACACCGGCTTTTGACCGCACGAATCCGAGCCCCGGCTATATTCAGGGGTACCCGCCGGGTATCCGGGAGAACGGAGCCCAGTATACCCATGGCGTTATCTGGAGCATTATCGCCTGGTGCGGGCTTGGCAACGGAGATAAGGCTTTGGAATTGTTCCAACTGTTAAATCCTCTCAATCATACACGCACGCCTAATGAAGTACGGCAGTATGCGGGCGAACCCTACGTCATTGCGGCGGACGTTTATACGGCTCAGCCGCACCAGGGGCGCGCCGGCTGGACGTGGTACACTGGTGCTGCCGGATGGATGTATCAGGCGGGAGTTGAGTCGATTCTCGGTCTTCGTCGCCGTGGTGACCGGCTGTACATTTGCCCGTGTATTCCTTGCGAATGGCCAGGGTTTTCTGTCAGCTACCGTTTTGGCAACAGTTCCTACCATATTACCGTTAAAAACCCGTCCCATAAGTCGGTTGGAGCGGTTGCTTTACAAATTGATGGACGGGAAGTTGCACTTACGGAGCGAGACGTGAAGGATGGTCCTTACGTTAAAATGTGCGATGACGGGCAGCCTCATCAAGTTGTTCTGACGTTGTAA
- a CDS encoding OPT family oligopeptide transporter encodes MNNKLSKDAYGGVAGKDYVPYVSSGSKSGGNVAVLIIGIILAVLFAASTAYSGMKSGLTVAAGIPGSIIGSAFIAAFAKQKGILGKNLLQGMSSGGESVASGVIFVLPAILLIGSQVSFLEGFVVGVGGVLFGVGAASLVYNYLIVEEHGKLMYPESMAISETLVASEGAGESMKYMGIGFGIGGLLTVVTESFLNVANNVISFVNESFYKWKFQVEVSPMLLGIGFIVGLEVSLTMFAGSILSNFCIMPLIGYFAELGKDGATVWNNPSVAISSMQVKHIGGSYVKYIGAGMMLSGGLIGAIKLIPTIVSSIKETLNAKAGNGADSSSVGNMILLSGIILAFIGGFVVSGGNLVMAISAAILSLFLSLLFVIVSGRLTGTIGTSNLPVSGMTIASIVLVTLLFVIMGWINPESNKSLLLFGTFIVTAISMAGGYSQSQKVTYIIGGNKNEMQKYFTVASIFGVAVVVGTILLLSNQLSMTGDNVPFALPQANLMSTLTAGIMSGKLPWVMVIVGAVMGVVLFLLDLPIMTVAIGFYLPISTTSIILVGALVKLLVEKTCKSEKEKETKVSNGISLSSGLVAGGSIIGLIGIILQVTGVIKEASPSGFAASNGMAFIMLIALVVLTIIPIIKGKVRNG; translated from the coding sequence ATGAATAATAAATTATCTAAAGATGCATATGGTGGCGTAGCTGGTAAAGACTACGTTCCTTATGTTTCCAGTGGTTCTAAATCTGGTGGAAATGTTGCTGTATTAATAATTGGTATTATTTTAGCTGTTTTATTCGCAGCATCTACTGCCTATTCAGGCATGAAATCAGGTCTTACAGTTGCCGCAGGTATCCCTGGATCGATAATAGGTTCAGCATTTATAGCTGCATTTGCTAAGCAAAAAGGTATCCTTGGCAAAAACTTACTTCAAGGTATGTCAAGTGGTGGCGAATCGGTTGCCAGTGGTGTTATATTCGTTTTACCAGCAATCCTTTTAATAGGTTCTCAAGTTAGTTTCTTAGAAGGTTTTGTTGTTGGTGTAGGTGGAGTTTTATTTGGTGTAGGAGCCGCTTCACTGGTTTATAATTATTTAATTGTTGAAGAACATGGTAAACTAATGTACCCAGAGTCAATGGCTATATCTGAAACACTTGTTGCTTCAGAAGGTGCTGGAGAATCCATGAAGTACATGGGAATCGGTTTCGGAATTGGTGGTCTCCTAACAGTTGTAACGGAGTCATTTTTGAATGTAGCAAACAACGTTATAAGCTTTGTAAATGAAAGCTTCTACAAGTGGAAATTTCAAGTTGAAGTGAGCCCGATGTTATTAGGTATTGGATTTATAGTTGGTTTGGAAGTCTCCTTGACTATGTTTGCGGGCTCAATATTATCAAACTTTTGTATTATGCCTTTAATAGGCTATTTTGCTGAACTTGGAAAAGACGGCGCAACTGTATGGAATAACCCTAGTGTTGCTATAAGCTCTATGCAGGTTAAGCATATTGGTGGCAGTTATGTAAAATATATCGGTGCAGGCATGATGCTTTCTGGTGGTTTGATAGGTGCTATAAAACTTATACCTACTATCGTATCATCGATAAAGGAAACTCTGAATGCTAAAGCTGGAAATGGAGCTGATAGTTCATCTGTTGGAAACATGATATTGCTTAGTGGTATAATTCTAGCTTTTATCGGGGGCTTTGTAGTATCCGGCGGTAATCTAGTAATGGCAATATCAGCTGCTATTTTATCATTATTCTTATCATTATTATTTGTTATAGTTTCAGGCCGTTTAACAGGTACTATAGGAACTTCAAACCTTCCTGTATCTGGTATGACTATAGCTTCTATCGTTCTTGTAACTTTATTATTCGTTATCATGGGATGGATAAATCCTGAAAGCAACAAATCTTTACTTTTATTTGGTACATTTATAGTTACTGCCATATCAATGGCTGGTGGTTACTCACAATCACAAAAAGTTACCTATATAATCGGTGGTAACAAAAATGAAATGCAGAAATACTTTACTGTTGCTAGTATATTTGGTGTTGCAGTAGTAGTTGGTACTATATTATTACTTTCCAACCAGCTTTCAATGACTGGTGATAATGTTCCGTTTGCACTGCCACAGGCTAATTTAATGTCAACATTAACTGCTGGCATCATGTCAGGTAAATTACCTTGGGTTATGGTTATTGTGGGTGCTGTTATGGGAGTCGTTTTATTCTTATTAGACCTTCCTATCATGACAGTGGCGATAGGATTCTACCTGCCAATCTCTACAACTTCTATCATATTAGTAGGTGCATTAGTTAAATTATTAGTAGAGAAAACTTGTAAATCTGAAAAAGAAAAAGAAACTAAAGTTTCAAATGGTATTAGTTTATCTTCTGGACTTGTTGCCGGTGGTTCTATAATAGGACTTATCGGTATAATACTTCAAGTAACAGGTGTTATAAAGGAAGCGAGTCCAAGTGGATTTGCTGCTTCTAATGGAATGGCATTTATAATGTTAATAGCTTTGGTTGTGTTAACTATAATACCTATCATTAAGGGTAAGGTAAGAAATGGATAG
- the murI gene encoding glutamate racemase, which translates to MQIGFFDSGVGGITVLHAALKMLPNEDYIYYADTLNVPYGPKPKDEVKKYIFNAVEFIIQQQVKAIVIACNTATSVSIEDLRSKYKIPIIGMEPAVKPAVEKNKNVNKRVLVTATALTLKEEKLQNLITKLDNEHIVDLLPLPGLVQFSERFEFNEQIVLPYLQEQLSKYDISNYETIVLGCTHFSFYTDMFRKLLPSHINIIDGNIGTVNNLKRTLEEMNSLNEGNGNIIFYNSGFKVQDKAKLDEYSKLFKRLDDINV; encoded by the coding sequence ATGCAAATCGGTTTTTTTGATTCTGGTGTCGGAGGTATCACAGTATTACATGCCGCATTAAAAATGTTGCCTAATGAAGATTATATATATTACGCAGATACATTAAATGTTCCATATGGGCCAAAACCGAAAGACGAAGTGAAAAAATATATTTTCAATGCAGTAGAATTTATTATCCAACAGCAAGTTAAAGCAATCGTGATTGCCTGTAATACTGCTACAAGCGTATCAATCGAAGATTTAAGGTCTAAATATAAGATTCCAATCATAGGCATGGAACCTGCTGTAAAACCAGCCGTTGAAAAAAATAAGAATGTTAATAAACGAGTTCTGGTAACGGCTACTGCTTTGACTCTAAAAGAAGAAAAACTACAAAATCTTATTACTAAATTAGATAATGAACACATTGTTGACTTATTACCACTTCCAGGATTGGTTCAATTCTCGGAAAGATTTGAGTTTAATGAACAAATAGTATTACCTTATCTTCAAGAACAGTTATCTAAATATGATATAAGTAATTATGAGACCATTGTTTTAGGCTGCACTCATTTTTCTTTCTATACGGATATGTTTAGAAAGTTACTTCCATCACATATCAATATAATTGATGGAAACATTGGTACTGTAAACAATCTAAAACGAACTTTGGAAGAAATGAACTCCTTAAATGAAGGTAATGGTAATATTATCTTCTATAATTCAGGATTCAAGGTTCAAGATAAAGCGAAATTAGATGAATACAGTAAATTATTTAAAAGATTAGATGACATTAATGTATGA